Proteins encoded by one window of Salvia splendens isolate huo1 chromosome 5, SspV2, whole genome shotgun sequence:
- the LOC121804167 gene encoding uncharacterized protein LOC121804167: MEHRSYWGVKKLNLDFLKAGKERMLHLNLLDEFRNEAFANSSIYKARLKTYHDKLIEKKEFFPGDAVLLFNHRLRLFPGKLKSKWSGPFTIKNVMTNGTMKLIGHDGGTFMANGHNIKRFYSKNQQDEVFVVALTE, encoded by the coding sequence ATGGAGCATCGATCATATTGGGGAGTGAAGAAACTAAACTTGGATTTCTTAAAGGCCGGAAAGGAGAGAATGCTTCACCTCAATTTGCTAGATGAGTTTAGGAATGAGGCTTTTGCCAATTCTTCTATCTATAAGGCAAGGTTGAAGACATATCATGACAAGTTGATTGAAAAAAAGGAGTTCTTCCCGGGGGATGCAGTGTTACTCTTCAATCATAGATTGAGGTTATTTCCGGGCAAGCTCAAGTCTAAATGGTCCGGACCCTTCACTATAAAAAATGTGATGACCAATGGAACAATGAAGCTTATTGGGCATGATGGAGGCACTTTCATGGCAAATGGCCACAACATCAAGAGGTTCTACTCCAAGAATCAACAAGATGAGGTGTTTGTTGTGGCCTTGACCGAATGA
- the LOC121804169 gene encoding uncharacterized protein LOC121804169 — MGEPLHTVEDVNYVHQGGNQRNYSNYRPNNGGGNYQGYRAPFNAHSNLAYGNPNNAIQPPLPPRFPTSSGPTSGVANMPTSSKSSGDDATHELLKALMEKTDGIMAQSTKRIDKVETAVVEVTTRMGALEHQMSQIAQAVGQLHQPGQFPSNTIPNPKDCKAINLRSGTSYESPPMPEKEAIVLPEEEEVIEVETPKKSPPKDQTKAIVPPKPMEVKLPFPQMMQTKKNDEQFSRFLDIFRKVQINIPLVEALQQMPSYAKFLKDVVSQKRKWGHYETVNLTESCSAIIQRKLPAKMQDPGSFTIECTIGNFFVENALGDLGDNINLMPLSFFNKLNIDKMRSTSITLQMADRSVLYPSSIVEDILLI; from the coding sequence ATGGGAGAGCCTTTACATACCGTGGAAGATGTCAATTATGTACATCAAGGAGGGAATCAAAGGAACTACTCCAACTATCGCCCTAACAATGGGGGTGGTAATTATCAAGGCTATCGCGCACCCTTCAATGCACATTCAAACCTTGCTTATGGAAATCCTAACAATGCTATCCAACCACCTCTACCTCCTCGTTTTCCTACATCTAGTGGGCCAACAAGTGGGGTCGCTAATATGCCCACCTCTTCTAAATCTTCAGGTGATGATGCTACCCATGAGCTTCTAAAAGCTCTAATGGAGAAGACCGATGGAATCATGGCACAATCTACCAAGAGAATTGATAAGGTTGAGACGGCGGTAGTGGAGGTCACCACGAGAATGGGGGCTTTGGAGCATCAAATGAGTCAAATTGCCCAAGCTGTGGGTCAACTTCATCAACCGGGGCAATTCCCAAGCAACACCATTCCTAACCCAAAGGATTGCAAGGCTATTAATTTGAGAAGTGGGACAAGCTATGAGAGCCCCCCTATGCCCGAAAAAGAAGCTATTGTGCTACCCGAGGAAGAAGAGGTGATAGAGGTGGAGACACCAAAGAAGAGCCCACCAAAAGATCAAACCAAGGCAATTGTTCCTCCCAAACCTATGGAAGTTAAACTTCCATTTCCTCAAATGATGCAAACGAAGAAGAATGATGAACAATTTTCAAGATTTTTGGATATCTTTAGGAAAGTTCAAATTAACATCCCTCTTGTTGAGGCACTTCAACAAATGCCAAGTTATGCAAAGTTCCTAAAGGATGTGGTCTCACAAAAGAGGAAATGGGGGCACTATGAGACGGTAAACTTGACGGAGAGTTGTAGTGCAATTATTCAAAGGAAGTTGCCGGCCAAAATGCAAGATCCGGGGAGTTTCACTATTGAGTGCACCATTGGAAATTTCTTTGTGGAGAATGCCTTGGGCGATCTAGGGGATAACATTAATCTTATGCCATTGTCCTTCTTCAATAAGCTGAATATTGATAAAATGAGGTCCACTAGCATTACTTTGCAAATGGCGGATAGATCGGTATTATACCCCTCGAGCATAGTTGAAGATATATTGTTGATCTGA